In Candidatus Hydrogenedentota bacterium, the genomic stretch AAGAGGGAAGAGGGAAGAGGGAAGAGGGAAGAGGGAAGAGGGAAGAGGGAAGAGGGGAGCGGAAGGATTCAGATCGATTGAGGCGGTTTGCGCAGGCTGCCCTTCTCCCTTCCTGCTTCTCCCTTCCCCTCCTTGTGCGGATACTCGCACAGATCCCGGATCAGGCACCTGCCGCATTCCGGCGTGCGCGCCTTGCACA encodes the following:
- a CDS encoding endonuclease III; translated protein: CKARTPECGRCLIRDLCEYPHKEGKGEAGREKGSLRKPPQSI